One region of Anaeromyxobacter paludicola genomic DNA includes:
- a CDS encoding MbcA/ParS/Xre antitoxin family protein, producing the protein MRAHAPANTPEPSAVLTKATLRAASSLDVSNAELAKIIGVSAASVSRLRSSARTIAPGTKEGELALTFLRLYRSLAALLADPAKCRSWFHSQNHHLGGVPAELVRRVEGLVDATQYLDAMRGKV; encoded by the coding sequence ATGCGAGCGCACGCACCTGCGAACACCCCCGAGCCGAGCGCCGTCCTCACGAAGGCGACGCTTCGCGCGGCCTCTTCGCTCGACGTCTCGAACGCAGAGCTCGCCAAGATCATCGGCGTCAGCGCAGCGTCCGTTTCGAGGCTCCGTTCGTCTGCGCGCACCATCGCCCCCGGGACGAAGGAAGGCGAGCTCGCGCTCACGTTCCTTCGCCTGTACCGGAGCCTCGCCGCTCTCCTTGCGGACCCGGCGAAGTGCCGGAGCTGGTTCCACTCCCAGAACCATCACCTCGGCGGCGTGCCGGCGGAGCTCGTCCGACGCGTAGAGGGCCTCGTCGATGCCACCCAGTATCTGGACGCGATGCGGGGGAAGGTCTAG
- a CDS encoding RES family NAD+ phosphorylase, translating to MIDASKPALPPEPAFAGLHYLLYTPFRYPPLRHGSRFGRRHERALWYGAEELATALAEVAYYRLLFFEGTAAQLAPDTITVSAFQARIRTSAGVDLTDPVFKPYLASLCSKTSYAQSQALGSEMRADGIEVVRYPSARHPGQGLNLALFTPAFAAKTPVGAPQTWYCTVTPTRDVEFRYEAVAGVQKVDFPRKRFLVRGALPAPAL from the coding sequence ATGATCGACGCGAGCAAGCCGGCCCTGCCGCCGGAGCCCGCGTTCGCCGGTCTCCACTACCTCCTCTACACGCCATTCCGTTACCCACCCCTGCGCCACGGTTCCCGGTTCGGCCGCAGGCACGAGCGCGCGCTCTGGTACGGCGCGGAGGAGCTCGCCACCGCCCTCGCGGAGGTGGCCTACTACCGGCTCCTCTTCTTCGAGGGCACGGCGGCGCAACTCGCGCCGGACACGATCACCGTTTCCGCTTTCCAGGCGCGGATCAGAACCAGCGCGGGGGTCGACCTCACCGACCCGGTGTTCAAGCCGTACCTCGCCAGCCTCTGCTCGAAGACGAGCTACGCCCAGAGCCAGGCGCTCGGCTCCGAGATGAGGGCGGACGGGATCGAGGTGGTGCGCTACCCCTCTGCGCGCCATCCGGGGCAGGGCCTCAACCTCGCCCTGTTCACCCCGGCTTTCGCGGCGAAGACGCCCGTCGGTGCGCCGCAGACTTGGTACTGCACGGTGACGCCCACGCGCGACGTGGAGTTCCGGTACGAGGCCGTCGCGGGCGTCCAGAAGGTCGACTTTCCACGCAAGAGATTCCTGGTGAGGGGCGCGCTGCCCGCTCCAGCACTCTAG
- a CDS encoding ParB/RepB/Spo0J family partition protein, with translation MPIKLRPKGERFEIIYGERRWRAAKEAGLDAIPATVEDLSDEEAQARRILENTQRQDPHALEEAEAYERLLAMRDRKGKAVHTVESVAEVAGRSPAHVYHRLKLTALAPELRKAFYAGELSATGAFLVARGIPTELQAEAWARMKRYAEADAFEDELDDEGHLTVSAIEDIIDRDYARRIDGAPFPVGDASLVPAAGACAACPKRSVNQPALFPEPDREDVCTDVACWRGKVAAFIERERREVFAVGGTVLLEEESRRVFNGGAALPWNSPWIDLDGPCHEHPERLRWRELLGDLCPAPTLAFTSQGRPMRLARRAEALGALQKNGIDLSARRPPGEPATEAGGSSAEFSSRPAPPSDAAETRFTAEVARATRQRLLAAVVAAAEGAAPDDDRFANLVYETILHGGYHNALVDTVKRRAGKVPKGEQPEVALARIAEGLSGPALRALVLELCLSRGAYFILSGDKYPRDLARALEVYAIDAEGLERAVADELGAKRAARAGKTVATHA, from the coding sequence ATGCCGATCAAGCTCCGGCCCAAGGGAGAGCGGTTCGAGATCATCTACGGCGAGCGGCGCTGGCGCGCCGCCAAGGAGGCCGGGCTCGACGCCATTCCGGCGACGGTCGAGGACCTCTCCGACGAGGAGGCCCAGGCGCGACGCATCCTCGAGAACACCCAGCGCCAGGATCCTCACGCGCTCGAGGAAGCCGAGGCCTACGAGCGACTCCTCGCCATGCGCGACCGGAAGGGCAAGGCGGTCCACACCGTCGAGTCGGTCGCCGAGGTCGCCGGGCGCTCGCCGGCCCACGTCTACCACCGCCTGAAGCTCACCGCGCTCGCTCCCGAGCTGCGGAAGGCGTTCTACGCCGGCGAGCTCTCGGCGACCGGCGCGTTCCTCGTCGCTCGCGGCATCCCGACCGAGCTCCAGGCCGAGGCCTGGGCGCGGATGAAGCGCTACGCCGAGGCCGACGCCTTCGAGGACGAGCTCGACGACGAAGGCCACCTCACCGTCTCGGCCATCGAGGACATCATCGACCGCGATTACGCCCGCCGGATCGACGGGGCACCGTTCCCGGTCGGGGACGCGAGCCTCGTCCCCGCCGCTGGAGCCTGTGCCGCCTGCCCGAAGCGCAGTGTGAATCAGCCGGCGCTCTTCCCGGAGCCCGACCGCGAGGACGTTTGCACCGACGTCGCCTGCTGGCGCGGCAAGGTGGCCGCGTTCATTGAGCGTGAGCGGCGCGAAGTGTTCGCGGTGGGCGGGACCGTGCTCCTCGAGGAGGAGTCGCGGCGCGTCTTCAACGGCGGCGCGGCGCTCCCCTGGAACAGCCCCTGGATCGACCTCGACGGCCCCTGTCACGAGCACCCCGAGCGCCTGCGCTGGCGCGAGCTGCTCGGCGACCTCTGCCCGGCGCCGACGCTGGCGTTCACTTCCCAGGGACGGCCCATGCGGCTCGCCCGGCGCGCCGAGGCCCTGGGGGCTCTCCAGAAGAACGGGATCGACCTCTCCGCGCGCCGCCCTCCGGGCGAGCCCGCGACCGAAGCCGGCGGCTCGAGCGCGGAGTTCTCCAGCCGGCCAGCGCCGCCCAGCGACGCGGCCGAGACTCGCTTCACCGCCGAGGTCGCGCGCGCCACCCGGCAGCGGCTCCTCGCAGCAGTCGTGGCCGCAGCGGAAGGCGCCGCTCCGGACGACGACCGCTTCGCGAACCTCGTGTACGAGACCATCCTGCACGGCGGCTACCACAACGCGCTCGTGGACACCGTGAAGCGTCGCGCCGGCAAGGTCCCGAAGGGCGAGCAGCCCGAGGTCGCGCTCGCCCGGATCGCGGAGGGGCTCTCCGGCCCTGCGCTCCGCGCGCTCGTGCTCGAGCTCTGCCTCTCTCGGGGAGCGTACTTCATCCTCTCCGGGGACAAGTACCCGCGCGACCTCGCCCGCGCGCTCGAGGTCTATGCGATCGACGCAGAAGGGCTCGAGAGGGCGGTCGCAGACGAGCTCGGCGCAAAGCGGGCGGCTCGCGCAGGCAAGACCGTCGCGACGCACGCGTAG
- the radC gene encoding RadC family protein — protein sequence MKNEAPTTAHERLDQLGARALSDAELVAVLLGPFSGSNSVRDAALHLLDERPLSEIAWASADELRQVQGIGPARAAALVAAFELGRRGAWSAPKRGERILDPSRVYELLRPLAYAEREEFHVILLDVRGRLLKSVKVAEGSISQCPVSPRDALREPVRIGAHGVVFVHNHPSGDPAPSAEDADLTDRLRAASELVGVLARDHVIVATGGYYSFVEAGRWRR from the coding sequence GTGAAGAACGAGGCTCCAACCACTGCGCACGAGCGGCTCGATCAGCTGGGCGCGCGGGCGCTGTCCGACGCCGAGCTGGTGGCGGTCCTGCTCGGACCTTTCAGCGGCTCCAACAGCGTACGCGACGCAGCGCTACATCTCCTCGACGAGCGTCCCCTCTCCGAGATCGCCTGGGCCTCCGCCGACGAGCTCCGGCAGGTACAGGGCATCGGCCCGGCTCGGGCGGCCGCGCTCGTCGCGGCCTTTGAGCTTGGCCGGCGCGGCGCCTGGTCCGCGCCGAAGCGCGGCGAGCGCATCCTCGATCCGAGCCGCGTGTACGAACTCTTGCGGCCGCTGGCCTACGCCGAACGGGAGGAGTTCCACGTCATCCTGCTCGACGTCCGCGGACGCCTCCTCAAGAGCGTGAAGGTCGCGGAGGGCTCGATCTCCCAGTGCCCCGTCTCGCCGCGCGACGCCCTGCGCGAACCGGTCCGGATCGGCGCGCACGGGGTGGTGTTCGTCCACAATCACCCCAGCGGCGACCCGGCCCCGAGCGCCGAAGACGCCGACCTCACCGACCGGCTCCGCGCCGCGTCCGAGCTCGTCGGAGTGCTGGCCCGCGACCACGTCATCGTGGCGACCGGTGGCTATTACTCGTTCGTGGAGGCCGGGCGCTGGAGGAGGTGA
- a CDS encoding DUF6744 family protein: MSLSLIRSHLQTAGQHVGDMLWWTLEDARIGRARLEEVWTSAGLPAALLPEPPTPEKALRTAVREAQVGQQGHLIRLGKEDDDELVFAVVQEQRDGAGNVSYRQEARIVLRRLVTPFLGSDAPDHELVRAVRQRYEALLTTHTADDVRRALVKTLASCAAVTLRDHGGVYWVPAPFAETLRRLQVAVAGIGGSRLDVIPVHASPEASQALGAAARSALEDDLAVLTAEIETFLQEPPERASTLTRRLATFDELRAKAHLYHSVLEVQVADLDARLDDLTRHVEGLLQAKAS; encoded by the coding sequence ATGAGCCTCTCGCTCATCCGCAGTCATCTGCAGACCGCCGGTCAGCACGTCGGAGACATGCTCTGGTGGACGCTCGAGGACGCACGCATCGGCCGAGCCCGCCTCGAGGAGGTCTGGACCTCCGCCGGCCTCCCTGCGGCGCTCCTGCCGGAGCCGCCCACGCCCGAGAAGGCCCTGCGCACCGCTGTCCGCGAGGCGCAGGTCGGCCAGCAGGGCCACCTCATCCGGCTCGGCAAGGAGGACGACGACGAGCTCGTCTTCGCCGTCGTGCAGGAGCAGCGCGACGGCGCCGGCAACGTGAGCTACCGGCAGGAGGCCCGGATCGTCCTCCGCCGCCTCGTCACGCCCTTCCTCGGAAGTGACGCACCCGACCACGAGCTCGTCCGCGCGGTGCGCCAGCGCTATGAGGCCCTCCTCACCACCCACACCGCCGACGACGTCCGCCGCGCACTCGTGAAGACGCTCGCCTCCTGCGCCGCGGTCACGTTGCGCGATCACGGCGGCGTGTACTGGGTGCCGGCGCCGTTCGCGGAGACGCTCCGGCGGCTCCAGGTGGCCGTGGCCGGGATCGGCGGGAGCCGGCTCGACGTCATCCCGGTGCACGCCTCCCCCGAGGCCTCGCAGGCGCTCGGCGCCGCCGCCCGCTCAGCGCTGGAAGACGACCTCGCCGTCCTCACCGCCGAGATCGAGACCTTCCTGCAAGAGCCGCCGGAACGCGCCTCCACCCTCACCCGCCGCCTCGCCACCTTCGACGAGCTGCGCGCGAAGGCCCACCTCTACCACTCCGTTCTCGAGGTCCAGGTTGCGGACCTGGACGCCCGGCTCGACGACCTCACACGCCACGTCGAGGGGCTCCTCCAGGCAAAGGCATCCTGA
- a CDS encoding AAA family ATPase translates to MTSALQPIQQLSQDLNARFPERREVIDGALCAVLAGEHLLLLGPPGTAKSALVRAIAQAFEGSYFERLLTRFSTPEELFGPVSLKALEQDRYARVVAGKLPEAQFAFVDEVFKANSAILNSLLTAMNERLFHNDGAPVQMPLVSLFGASNELPDGKELEALFDRFLLRFDVQYLRRPSSFRAVVTGSEPTASLAFPFQALQDAQAAAAAVIVTDATVDALLAIRDACTAEGIVASDRRWKKSLRVVQAHAFLAGESATTPEDLLVLVDALWREPKERAKVARLVGELADPVSAKAAEILDAARETAAKVAGLRSSDRKAYIASAAQALDDFKAQQARLADLARGAGPRAKATLADAGQEIAQLHSDLARSVTHGLGLAGAR, encoded by the coding sequence ATGACGTCAGCACTCCAACCGATCCAGCAGCTTTCCCAGGATCTCAACGCCCGCTTCCCCGAGAGGCGCGAGGTCATCGACGGCGCCCTCTGCGCCGTCCTCGCCGGCGAGCACCTCCTCTTGCTCGGCCCGCCCGGCACCGCCAAGAGCGCGCTCGTCCGGGCAATCGCGCAGGCGTTCGAGGGCAGCTACTTCGAGCGACTCCTCACCCGGTTCTCGACCCCCGAAGAGCTCTTCGGACCGGTGAGCCTCAAGGCCCTCGAGCAGGACCGCTACGCCCGCGTCGTCGCGGGGAAGCTGCCGGAGGCACAGTTCGCGTTCGTGGACGAGGTGTTCAAGGCGAACTCCGCCATCCTGAACAGCCTCCTCACCGCCATGAACGAGCGGCTCTTCCACAACGATGGGGCGCCGGTGCAGATGCCGCTCGTGAGCCTCTTCGGGGCATCGAACGAGCTGCCCGACGGGAAGGAGCTCGAGGCGCTCTTCGATCGCTTCCTCCTCCGCTTCGACGTCCAGTATTTGCGCCGGCCGTCGAGCTTCCGCGCCGTCGTCACCGGGTCCGAGCCCACCGCCTCCCTCGCCTTCCCGTTCCAGGCGCTTCAGGACGCCCAGGCCGCCGCTGCGGCCGTCATAGTCACCGACGCGACCGTAGACGCCCTCCTCGCCATCCGAGACGCCTGCACCGCCGAGGGCATCGTCGCCTCCGACCGCCGCTGGAAGAAGAGCCTCCGCGTGGTCCAAGCCCACGCCTTCCTGGCGGGAGAGAGCGCGACCACCCCCGAGGACCTCCTCGTCCTCGTCGACGCGCTCTGGCGCGAGCCCAAGGAGCGCGCCAAGGTGGCGCGGCTCGTCGGCGAGCTCGCCGACCCTGTGAGCGCGAAGGCGGCCGAGATCCTCGATGCGGCCCGCGAGACGGCCGCCAAGGTCGCCGGGCTCCGCTCCTCCGACCGCAAGGCCTACATCGCGAGCGCCGCGCAGGCGCTCGACGACTTCAAGGCGCAGCAGGCGCGCCTCGCCGACTTGGCGCGCGGCGCCGGGCCGCGCGCCAAGGCCACGCTCGCCGACGCCGGCCAGGAGATCGCCCAGCTCCACTCCGATCTCGCCAGGTCCGTCACGCACGGCCTCGGGCTCGCCGGCGCGCGCTGA
- a CDS encoding VWA domain-containing protein, producing MRRNAFDVPKWHLIQHRDARGLPLPAGNDSPRRRLEDELFERLYAGACEPIPEADAVPALRAWSERVHASCEALPQFSRLADECRGDAAAAAAAVESLLDALGELPPPEAPAPRTAAGSAKDPLRRPLVAACAAASRAAEELREATEGLAGVAPGSSTERGGPGDGRAARSLAARLRSDERLRRIALLAGRMKRIAASKRRGRVRHGADEVSDVIQGGELDRALPVELARLTHPRRRLDFLRSLLERQVLEYQLTGKEPLGRGPLVVLLDKSSSMDSDGGARDIWATALALALFEQARAERRTFALIAYNAAPFHVEVVRPGDALPEEALFTRCGGGTSISAALTRGLDLVAEARGELRRADLVLVSDGEDDPGPASELRARAAAMGASIFGLAIGMPGAALSPWCDEAHGVTDLATLEPAVASALFA from the coding sequence ATGCGACGCAACGCCTTCGACGTTCCCAAGTGGCACCTCATCCAGCACCGCGACGCGCGGGGGCTGCCGCTCCCCGCCGGCAACGACTCCCCCCGGCGCAGGCTCGAGGACGAGCTCTTCGAACGGCTCTACGCCGGCGCTTGTGAGCCGATCCCGGAGGCGGACGCGGTCCCGGCCCTGCGGGCCTGGTCCGAGCGGGTCCACGCAAGCTGCGAGGCCCTGCCCCAGTTCAGCCGGCTCGCCGACGAGTGCCGCGGCGACGCGGCTGCTGCCGCCGCCGCGGTCGAGAGCCTCCTCGACGCCCTCGGCGAGCTCCCGCCGCCTGAGGCGCCCGCGCCGCGAACGGCGGCGGGCTCGGCCAAGGACCCTCTCCGCCGGCCGCTCGTCGCCGCTTGCGCGGCGGCTTCGCGCGCCGCCGAGGAGCTGCGGGAGGCGACCGAGGGGCTTGCCGGGGTCGCTCCCGGCTCCTCCACCGAGCGGGGCGGGCCCGGCGACGGCCGGGCCGCCCGGAGCCTCGCGGCCAGGCTCCGGAGCGACGAGCGCCTCCGGCGCATCGCGCTCCTCGCTGGCCGGATGAAGCGCATCGCCGCGTCGAAGCGGCGCGGGCGGGTCCGGCACGGCGCCGACGAGGTGAGCGACGTGATTCAGGGCGGCGAGCTCGACCGGGCGCTGCCGGTCGAGCTCGCCCGCCTCACACACCCGAGGCGCCGGCTCGACTTCCTGCGGAGCCTCCTCGAACGACAGGTGCTCGAGTACCAGCTCACCGGGAAGGAACCGCTCGGCCGCGGTCCGCTCGTCGTCCTCCTCGACAAGAGCTCGTCCATGGACAGCGACGGCGGCGCCAGGGACATCTGGGCGACCGCGCTCGCGCTGGCGCTCTTCGAGCAGGCGCGCGCCGAGCGCCGGACCTTCGCGCTCATCGCCTACAACGCGGCACCCTTCCACGTCGAGGTGGTGCGCCCTGGCGACGCACTCCCCGAGGAGGCACTCTTCACCCGCTGCGGCGGAGGGACGTCCATCTCCGCAGCGCTCACCCGGGGACTCGACCTCGTCGCCGAGGCACGCGGCGAGCTCAGGCGTGCCGATCTCGTCCTCGTCTCCGACGGAGAGGACGATCCCGGCCCCGCGTCGGAGCTTCGCGCGCGCGCGGCCGCTATGGGCGCGAGCATCTTCGGGCTCGCCATCGGGATGCCCGGCGCGGCGCTCTCGCCCTGGTGTGACGAGGCGCACGGCGTCACCGATCTCGCGACCCTGGAGCCTGCAGTCGCGAGCGCCCTGTTCGCGTGA